In Pseudorasbora parva isolate DD20220531a chromosome 9, ASM2467924v1, whole genome shotgun sequence, the following proteins share a genomic window:
- the sf3a2 gene encoding splicing factor 3A subunit 2, with protein MDFQHRAGGKTGSGGVASSSESNRDRRERLRQLALETIDINKDPYFMKNHLGSYECKLCLTLHNNEGSYLAHTQGKKHQSNLARRAAKEAKEAPAQPAPEKVKVEVKKFVKIGRPGYKVTKQRDPEVGQQSLLFQIDYPEIAEGIGPRHRFMSAYEQRIEPPDRRWQYLLFAAEPYETIAFKVPSREIDKAETRFWTHWNRETKQFFLQFHFKMEKAMPPPPGQGAPVGVKRPPSLITGLGPRQLGDSMPPPPPGGIPGMPPLPPGAPVPHHMPPQMPPPGALPPHLRPPLPSDGMPHNAGHP; from the exons ATGGATTTCCAGCACAGAGCTGGAGGAAAAACGGGCAGCGGCGGCGTCGCCTCGTCGTCCGAAAGCAACCGCGACCGGCGTGAGCGACTGCGGCAGCTCGCGCTGGAGACCATAGACATCAATAAAGATCCGTATTTCATGAAAAACCACTTGGGGTCTTATGAGTGTAAACTGTGTCTCACACTGCACAATAATGAG GGAAGTTATCTCGCTCACACACAGGGCAAAAAGCACCAGTCTAACCT gGCGAGAAGAGCCGCAAAAGAGGCAAAGGAAGCTCCGGCACAACCTGCTCCAGAGAAAGTCAAAGTCGAGGTGAAGAAGTTTGTCAAGATTGGAAGACCAGGTTATAAAG TAACCAAACAACGGGATCCGGAGGTCGGACAGCAGAGTCTGCTTTTCCAG ATCGATTACCCAGAGATAGCGGAAGGCATCGGGCCGAGGCATCGCTTTATGTCCGCGTATGAGCAGAGGATCGAGCCTCCAGACCGACGCTGGCAATATCTGCTGTTCGCAGCCGAGCCGTACGAAACCATCGCATTCAAG GTCCCCAGTCGAGAGATTGACAAAGCCGAGACTCGTTTTTGGACGCACTGGAATAGGGAAACGAAACAG TTTTTCCTGCAGTTTCATTTTAAGATGGAGAAAGCTATGCCTCCTCCACCGGGACAGGGAGCTCCGGTCGGCGTGAAGCGTCCCCCGTCGCTGATCACCGGACTGGGCCCGCGTCAGCTCGGGGACTCCATGCCACCGCCGCCACCTGGAGGAATCCCAGGAATGCCCCCATTGCCCCCTGGTGCCCCCGTCCCGCATCACATGCCCCCACAAATGCCCCCTCCAGGTGCCCTGCCCCCCCACCTGAGGCCGCCGCTGCCCTCCGACGGGATGCCACACAATGCTGGACATCCGTGA